From a region of the Hugenholtzia roseola DSM 9546 genome:
- a CDS encoding OsmC family protein, protein MKIQIQRRNEAFLMEARNENGNTLLMDNAAAYATPNQAQGLSPMQLLLAAIGGCSTIDIISILEKQRQPLVDIQIEIEGARADTIPKVFEKINLHYTLFGNLDPEKVRKAIELSLEKYCSVSKMLEKTAEIAYSFSIKN, encoded by the coding sequence ATGAAAATACAAATCCAACGCCGCAACGAGGCTTTTTTGATGGAAGCGCGAAATGAAAACGGCAACACGCTTTTGATGGACAATGCTGCCGCTTATGCTACCCCAAATCAGGCGCAAGGACTTAGCCCTATGCAGCTCCTATTGGCTGCCATTGGCGGCTGTAGCACCATCGATATCATCTCTATTTTAGAAAAACAGCGGCAGCCCTTAGTAGATATTCAAATTGAAATTGAGGGCGCAAGGGCTGATACAATTCCAAAAGTTTTCGAAAAGATAAATCTGCACTATACCCTTTTTGGCAATTTAGACCCCGAAAAGGTGCGAAAAGCCATCGAGCTTTCTTTGGAAAAGTATTGCTCGGTTTCTAAAATGTTGGAAAAGACCGCAGAAATTGCCTATTCTTTTAGTATCAAAAACTAA
- a CDS encoding CapA family protein, whose product MKPKSFYLCLLLLLMGLSAQKCSTEQPTPYSLLDSDTLHYQKADQRDSVQTLTLAFVGDLMCHTPQFKYAQTDSGGYDFLPAFSQVQPYLESADLTFGNLETVLAGNTAPAYSSYPIFNSPNEYADALKSIGFDVVVTANNHSYDKLEAGLIRTLAELQRRGLQTVGTHYTPQGKDTFCIVEKKGFKIGILAYTEFSNIPLKEEKKYLLNHIDTSTLALDIEKIKKAGAEVVIAHFHWGYEYQTQPNSFQRAVTQKAFEAGADIVIGGHPHVLQPIEKVKSASKATLDSGLVAYSLGNFFSGQHKRFRHTGAILNITLEKNNLQKKIRLKSYDFQPTFVFQGFIEGKRQYRILPTFAAPLVASNQQPDLSKANFSKIDSLFPYLNTHDKKQFFESFQDATQILKQQ is encoded by the coding sequence ATGAAGCCAAAATCTTTCTACCTATGCCTGCTCCTGCTCTTGATGGGATTAAGTGCGCAAAAATGCAGCACCGAACAGCCTACGCCCTACTCTCTTTTAGATTCCGATACGCTCCATTACCAAAAGGCTGACCAGCGCGATTCAGTTCAGACCCTTACGTTGGCTTTTGTAGGCGACCTGATGTGCCACACGCCTCAATTTAAGTACGCCCAAACCGATAGCGGCGGCTATGATTTTTTGCCTGCCTTTTCGCAGGTGCAGCCCTATTTGGAAAGTGCCGACCTTACCTTTGGCAACTTAGAAACAGTTTTGGCAGGCAATACCGCACCTGCTTATAGTTCGTATCCCATTTTCAACTCGCCCAATGAATATGCCGACGCGCTCAAAAGCATAGGTTTTGATGTCGTCGTTACTGCCAATAACCACTCTTACGACAAATTAGAAGCGGGGCTTATTCGTACCTTAGCCGAACTGCAAAGGCGCGGTTTGCAGACCGTAGGCACGCACTACACGCCACAGGGCAAAGATACTTTTTGTATTGTAGAAAAAAAAGGATTTAAAATTGGTATTTTAGCCTACACCGAATTTAGCAACATTCCACTCAAAGAAGAAAAAAAATATTTGCTCAATCACATAGACACCAGCACCTTAGCCCTCGACATCGAGAAAATAAAAAAGGCAGGTGCAGAAGTGGTCATTGCCCACTTTCATTGGGGATATGAATATCAGACCCAACCCAACAGTTTCCAACGCGCCGTTACACAAAAAGCCTTCGAAGCAGGCGCAGACATCGTAATTGGCGGACATCCACACGTTTTGCAGCCGATAGAAAAAGTAAAAAGTGCATCAAAGGCAACCTTAGATTCGGGTTTGGTAGCCTACTCTTTGGGAAATTTCTTTTCAGGGCAGCACAAGCGTTTCCGACACACAGGGGCGATTTTAAATATAACCTTAGAAAAAAATAATTTGCAAAAAAAAATAAGGCTCAAAAGCTATGATTTCCAACCCACTTTTGTCTTTCAGGGTTTCATAGAGGGCAAACGGCAGTATCGCATCTTGCCCACTTTTGCCGCCCCACTTGTGGCTTCAAATCAACAACCAGACCTTTCAAAAGCGAACTTTTCAAAAATAGACAGCCTTTTTCCCTACCTCAACACACACGACAAAAAGCAGTTTTTTGAATCCTTCCAAGATGCCACTCAAATTTTGAAACAGCAGTAG
- a CDS encoding nucleotidyltransferase domain-containing protein, translating into MLENNAITHTLIPEALRHLEEKHDIKILYAVESGSRAWGFASANSDWDVRYLYLHKPDWYLSIDEKKDSLETFLPHDLDLSGWELRKALNLFKKSNPALLEWLQSPLIYAENGETAEKLRLLTAQYFNAKACLHHYLNMAINNYKGYLQKEQVRVKKYFYVLRPLLACDYIRLHDGMIPVEFETLLNQVLLNQAPLENEVKGEIEKLVVRKRAGEELTEESQNAILNHFIDEKIEFYHQYLKKVESPKQPDNTALNQLFREILKKTWAL; encoded by the coding sequence ATGCTCGAAAACAATGCTATCACACACACCCTCATACCCGAAGCCTTGCGCCATTTAGAAGAAAAGCACGACATCAAAATCCTCTATGCGGTAGAAAGTGGTAGCCGCGCTTGGGGGTTTGCCTCCGCTAATAGCGATTGGGACGTGCGCTACCTCTACCTTCACAAGCCCGATTGGTATTTGAGCATTGACGAAAAAAAAGACAGCCTCGAAACCTTTTTGCCACACGACCTCGACTTATCGGGTTGGGAACTTCGCAAGGCTCTCAATCTCTTCAAAAAATCCAATCCCGCCCTTTTGGAATGGCTGCAAAGTCCTCTTATTTATGCAGAAAATGGCGAAACAGCCGAAAAATTGCGCCTACTCACTGCACAATATTTCAATGCCAAAGCCTGCCTGCACCACTACCTCAATATGGCGATAAATAATTACAAGGGCTATCTACAAAAAGAGCAGGTGCGTGTGAAAAAGTATTTTTATGTATTGCGCCCGCTTTTAGCCTGCGACTACATTCGCCTTCACGATGGCATGATTCCCGTCGAGTTTGAAACGCTTTTAAACCAAGTACTCTTAAATCAAGCACCTCTCGAAAACGAAGTAAAAGGAGAGATAGAAAAGTTAGTGGTCAGGAAAAGGGCAGGCGAAGAATTGACGGAAGAGTCACAAAATGCAATCTTGAATCATTTTATAGATGAAAAGATTGAATTTTATCACCAATATCTGAAAAAGGTAGAAAGCCCCAAACAGCCCGATAACACTGCCTTGAACCAACTTTTTAGAGAAATATTGAAAAAGACCTGGGCATTGTAG
- the rpsO gene encoding 30S ribosomal protein S15, with translation MARTAYLPPVKKQEIFEKDGFQKSKNDTGSAESQIALFTYRINHLTQHLKINRKDHATRLGLLKLVGKRRRLLDYLIKTDIERYRAIIKALGIRK, from the coding sequence ATGGCAAGAACAGCATATCTTCCTCCCGTCAAGAAGCAAGAAATCTTCGAAAAAGACGGCTTTCAAAAGTCTAAAAATGATACAGGTTCGGCAGAATCGCAAATCGCGCTTTTCACCTACCGCATCAACCACCTAACGCAACACCTCAAAATCAACCGCAAAGACCACGCTACACGCTTGGGCTTGCTCAAATTAGTAGGAAAGCGTCGTCGCCTTTTAGATTATCTAATCAAGACCGACATCGAGCGTTATCGCGCCATCATCAAGGCATTAGGTATTCGTAAGTAA
- the porV gene encoding type IX secretion system outer membrane channel protein PorV: MSVLFVWGKKKPHVGLAAYKVLMALCLLPFSFALKAQNPIGINSARRAITTAVPILTISPDARGAGMGETGVATSPDAFSAHWNPAKLAFIEDKWTLGIGYSPWLANLVNDMWISYIGVTRRLTDRQTVGVSFRYFNMGELQFTDNQGNELQIFNPREAMIDATFAQQLSEKLSIAGTARFIHSNLAGNISNSTTNPNASGARPGNTAAVDLSLFYKSKLNLNSMDADLAFGMNISNIGAPISYNDPTRRDYLPANLRIGSAFTAQFDEFNKLTFALDLNKLLVPTPETNVRNGADQPLMSSIFSSFGDAPDGIGEELQEVIVNIGAEYWYNNLLALRAGYFYENQFKGNRKFFSLGAGLRYQSFGLDVAYWIPSQQRHPLSETLRFSLLLKIGQGKGEDLDKVDDQAN, translated from the coding sequence ATGTCAGTTTTATTTGTTTGGGGCAAAAAAAAGCCACACGTAGGCTTGGCTGCCTATAAGGTTTTGATGGCACTCTGCTTATTGCCCTTCTCTTTTGCTTTAAAGGCACAAAATCCTATTGGGATAAACTCGGCGCGTCGGGCTATCACTACCGCCGTCCCTATTCTGACCATCTCGCCCGACGCACGTGGCGCAGGCATGGGCGAAACAGGGGTTGCTACCTCGCCTGATGCGTTTTCGGCGCATTGGAATCCTGCAAAATTGGCATTTATAGAAGATAAATGGACTTTGGGTATCGGCTACTCGCCTTGGTTAGCAAACCTCGTCAATGATATGTGGATTAGTTATATCGGCGTTACGCGCCGCCTGACCGACCGCCAAACCGTTGGCGTTTCGTTTCGCTATTTCAATATGGGCGAACTACAATTTACCGACAATCAGGGCAACGAATTGCAGATTTTCAACCCACGCGAAGCCATGATTGATGCCACTTTTGCACAACAACTTTCCGAAAAATTGAGCATCGCAGGTACGGCGCGTTTTATCCATTCCAACTTGGCAGGCAATATTTCCAATTCTACCACCAACCCCAACGCCTCTGGCGCACGCCCTGGCAACACTGCCGCCGTAGATTTATCGCTTTTCTACAAAAGCAAACTCAACCTCAATTCTATGGACGCAGATTTGGCTTTTGGTATGAATATCTCTAATATCGGTGCGCCTATTTCCTACAACGACCCTACCCGTCGCGACTACCTACCTGCCAACTTGCGAATTGGCTCGGCTTTTACGGCTCAATTTGACGAATTTAATAAACTAACTTTTGCCTTAGACCTCAATAAACTGCTCGTTCCTACGCCCGAAACTAATGTACGCAATGGCGCAGACCAACCCTTGATGTCTTCTATTTTTAGCTCCTTTGGTGATGCCCCCGATGGCATTGGCGAAGAATTGCAGGAGGTTATTGTCAATATTGGTGCAGAATATTGGTACAACAATCTTTTGGCACTTCGCGCAGGCTATTTCTATGAAAATCAGTTTAAAGGCAATCGCAAGTTTTTTTCCTTAGGTGCAGGCTTGCGCTATCAGTCCTTCGGCTTAGATGTTGCTTATTGGATACCAAGCCAACAAAGACATCCGCTTTCCGAAACTTTGCGCTTTTCGCTTTTGCTCAAAATTGGACAAGGGAAAGGTGAGGATTTAGACAAAGTAGATGACCAAGCAAATTAA
- a CDS encoding sigma-70 family RNA polymerase sigma factor produces MRQLKISKQITNRESQSLDKYLQEIGKVDLLSPDEEVELAKRIREGDQVALEKLTKANLRFVVSVAKQYQNQGLSLGDLINEGNLGLIKAAQRFDETRGFKFISYAVWWIRQSILQALAEQSRIVRLPLNRVGSLNKISKTFSELEQRYEREPSPEELAEALEITAAEVIDTLKISGRHVSMDAPFVQGEDNTLLDVLENNLEEKPDSGLMNDSLRREVQRALSTLTPREADVITYYFGLNGEHPMTLEEIGEKFNLTRERVRQIKEKAIRRLRHTSRSKALKPYLG; encoded by the coding sequence ATGAGACAGCTCAAAATTAGCAAACAGATAACCAATCGCGAAAGCCAATCGCTCGATAAATACTTACAAGAAATTGGCAAGGTAGATTTGCTCTCGCCCGATGAAGAAGTCGAGCTTGCCAAACGCATACGCGAAGGCGACCAAGTAGCCTTAGAAAAACTCACCAAAGCCAATTTGCGCTTCGTCGTTTCTGTTGCTAAACAGTACCAAAATCAGGGACTCTCTTTGGGCGACCTCATCAACGAAGGCAACTTAGGGCTTATCAAGGCTGCCCAACGCTTTGACGAAACGCGCGGTTTCAAATTTATCTCTTATGCCGTTTGGTGGATTCGTCAGTCTATCTTGCAGGCACTTGCCGAGCAGTCGCGTATTGTGCGCCTGCCGCTCAATCGCGTAGGCTCTTTAAACAAGATTTCGAAAACTTTTTCCGAATTAGAGCAACGCTATGAACGCGAACCTTCGCCCGAAGAATTGGCGGAAGCCTTAGAGATTACGGCTGCCGAAGTAATAGATACGCTCAAAATTTCTGGCAGACACGTATCGATGGACGCACCCTTTGTGCAAGGCGAAGACAACACACTTTTAGACGTTTTAGAAAATAATTTAGAAGAAAAACCTGATTCAGGTTTAATGAACGATTCACTTCGTCGTGAGGTGCAGCGTGCGCTTTCTACCCTTACGCCACGCGAAGCCGACGTAATTACCTATTATTTCGGTTTGAACGGCGAACACCCCATGACACTTGAAGAAATTGGGGAAAAGTTCAATCTCACGCGCGAAAGGGTACGCCAAATCAAGGAGAAAGCCATCAGACGTTTGCGCCACACTTCGCGCAGCAAGGCTTTGAAGCCTTATTTAGGATAA
- a CDS encoding trans-sulfuration enzyme family protein, which translates to MPDANHFVADSHDSPKPNENAPYTHFETNAIRTQTPRSAQKEHAVPIFATSSFIFDDAEEARALFASEKEGNIYSRYSNPNNDEFIQKLCLLEGTEDGMAMASGMAAMFLSIASFVRSGDHILACRSLFGSTHQILTQILPRWGITHTYADWDDLENWENYITPQTKMIFVESPSNPGLDLLDLEKLGKLAKKHNLLLNVDNCFATPYLQNPAKWGADIITHSATKFIDGQGRVLGGAILGRKDLIQEVRYMARHTGPAMSPFHGWVLSKSLETLAVRMEKHCQNALEIATFLEQHPQTEWVKYPFLPSHPQYELAKKQMRLGGGLLTFELKGGQTRAVRFLDALKMISLTPNLGDTRSIITHPATTTHSKLSDQEQQKVSITKGLVRLSVGLEHVEDIKADLTQAIAASEE; encoded by the coding sequence ATGCCTGATGCTAACCATTTTGTAGCGGATTCTCACGATTCCCCAAAGCCTAATGAAAATGCGCCTTATACGCATTTCGAAACCAACGCCATCAGAACCCAAACGCCCCGTTCTGCCCAAAAAGAACACGCCGTACCGATTTTTGCTACTTCAAGTTTTATCTTTGATGACGCTGAAGAAGCACGCGCCCTCTTTGCTTCCGAAAAAGAGGGTAATATTTATTCGCGCTATTCAAACCCCAACAACGACGAATTTATACAAAAACTTTGCCTTTTAGAGGGTACAGAAGATGGCATGGCGATGGCTTCGGGTATGGCGGCTATGTTTTTGAGTATCGCTTCTTTTGTCCGCAGTGGCGACCATATTTTAGCCTGTCGCTCACTTTTTGGCTCTACCCATCAAATCCTGACGCAAATTCTGCCGCGCTGGGGCATTACACACACCTACGCCGATTGGGACGATTTAGAGAATTGGGAAAATTATATTACGCCCCAAACGAAGATGATTTTTGTAGAAAGTCCTTCAAACCCCGGTCTTGATTTATTAGATTTGGAGAAATTAGGCAAACTTGCCAAAAAGCACAACCTACTACTTAATGTAGATAACTGTTTTGCTACCCCCTATCTACAAAATCCTGCCAAGTGGGGAGCGGATATTATCACCCATTCGGCTACTAAATTTATTGATGGGCAAGGAAGAGTTTTAGGCGGAGCGATTTTGGGTAGGAAAGATTTGATACAAGAGGTGCGTTATATGGCGCGTCATACGGGACCTGCTATGTCGCCTTTTCATGGTTGGGTACTTTCTAAAAGTCTGGAAACCTTAGCAGTACGCATGGAAAAACATTGTCAGAATGCGTTAGAAATTGCTACTTTTTTAGAACAACACCCCCAAACCGAATGGGTAAAATATCCATTTTTGCCTTCGCATCCACAATATGAATTGGCAAAAAAGCAGATGCGCTTGGGTGGCGGCTTGCTTACCTTCGAGCTAAAAGGAGGGCAGACGCGTGCAGTCCGTTTTTTAGACGCGCTGAAAATGATTTCCCTAACCCCTAATTTAGGCGATACGCGCAGCATCATCACGCACCCTGCCACTACGACTCACTCGAAACTTTCCGACCAAGAACAACAAAAGGTAAGCATCACAAAGGGCTTGGTGCGCCTTTCCGTTGGCTTAGAACACGTAGAGGACATCAAAGCCGACCTGACGCAGGCAATAGCGGCAAGTGAGGAATAA
- the gldE gene encoding gliding motility-associated protein GldE, translating to MDGDPVSASFLLLAALLQIDWAILQVYLLESIILILLLFSSAMISGSEVAFFSLTQKELEICKDSTKVTDKAILRLLDNQKMLLATILLLNNLVNVAIVVISTYMMWQIAGKDNQGWIVVFVTMLVTAAIVFFGEVIPKVVARQRMLSFARKMSRPMLFLASSLRPFAWLLAFLGDYLERRLKKNKQRARISVEDLNQALEITTQDEASDEARNILKGVINFGQITAKQIMTSRMDMTAASLKTPYLEMVKLIRESGYSRIPIYEDTLDNVVGILYAKDLLLHLEHDNHFDWTKLIKPNPLRIPEYKKINEVFKQFQSTHIHLGIVVDEYGGTSGLVTLEDVIEEIVGDINDEFDDEEEKLFNRINETNYIFEAKIPLNDFCRVIGLDLSLIESVRGESETLGGLLLELFEKMPIKGEQVSFAPLHFVVESVDKTRIRRVRVRIEHQKAEKYQSQDAE from the coding sequence TTGGACGGCGACCCTGTATCAGCGTCTTTTTTATTACTTGCGGCACTTCTTCAAATAGATTGGGCTATCTTGCAAGTCTATTTATTAGAAAGTATCATCTTGATTCTCCTACTTTTTTCCTCTGCCATGATTTCTGGCTCGGAAGTAGCCTTTTTTTCACTAACACAAAAAGAATTAGAGATTTGTAAGGATAGTACCAAAGTTACGGACAAAGCCATTTTGCGCCTGCTCGATAATCAGAAAATGCTGTTAGCCACTATTTTATTGCTCAATAATTTGGTCAATGTGGCGATTGTGGTCATCTCTACTTATATGATGTGGCAAATTGCAGGCAAAGACAATCAGGGCTGGATAGTTGTCTTTGTAACGATGCTCGTAACGGCGGCGATAGTCTTTTTCGGCGAGGTCATTCCCAAAGTGGTGGCGCGGCAGCGAATGTTGTCTTTTGCCCGTAAGATGAGCCGCCCGATGTTATTTCTGGCTTCGAGCCTACGCCCTTTTGCGTGGCTGCTGGCTTTTTTAGGCGATTATTTAGAGCGGCGTTTGAAAAAAAATAAACAAAGGGCGCGAATTTCGGTAGAAGATTTAAACCAAGCCTTAGAAATCACAACCCAAGACGAAGCCTCCGACGAAGCCCGCAATATTCTCAAAGGCGTTATCAATTTCGGACAAATTACAGCCAAACAAATCATGACCTCGCGCATGGACATGACGGCGGCTTCCCTCAAAACGCCCTATTTGGAGATGGTCAAACTCATTCGCGAAAGTGGCTACTCGCGTATCCCCATCTATGAAGATACCTTAGACAACGTAGTAGGAATTTTGTATGCCAAAGATTTGCTTTTACATTTAGAGCATGACAATCATTTTGATTGGACAAAACTCATCAAGCCGAATCCTTTGCGTATTCCTGAATATAAAAAAATAAATGAAGTCTTCAAACAGTTTCAATCTACTCATATCCATTTGGGAATCGTTGTAGATGAATATGGCGGTACTTCGGGGCTGGTTACGCTCGAAGATGTCATTGAGGAGATTGTAGGCGATATAAATGACGAATTTGATGACGAGGAGGAAAAATTATTCAATCGCATTAACGAAACCAACTACATTTTTGAGGCAAAAATTCCGCTCAATGATTTTTGTAGGGTGATAGGTTTGGATTTGAGTTTGATAGAATCTGTACGTGGCGAAAGCGAAACCTTAGGCGGTTTGCTTTTAGAACTATTTGAAAAAATGCCCATCAAAGGCGAGCAGGTGAGCTTCGCGCCTTTGCACTTTGTGGTAGAAAGCGTAGATAAGACCCGTATTCGCAGGGTGCGTGTGCGCATAGAGCATCAGAAAGCCGAAAAATACCAGAGCCAAGATGCAGAATAG
- a CDS encoding RsmE family RNA methyltransferase, which yields MAHRTNEYRFFHPDLKIGDLIQLDGEEAKHLKTLRIQSQDEILITDAKGKLAVGRVLSPSVKDCRIEIVSVETPAPLRDFTLHIALAPTKQTERIEFFLEKAIEMGIDQISFLDTQYAERQHLNSERLFKKAIAAAKQSLQVRIPQINAPVSVAEFAMHAAENQKFIAHMTAQKSLAQYVAELENPTQKSYCILIGAEGGFSEKEVEAALACNFQLLSLGKTRLRTETAALAACMGLHALLGI from the coding sequence ATGGCACATCGAACAAACGAATACCGCTTTTTTCACCCCGATTTAAAAATTGGCGATTTGATACAATTAGATGGCGAGGAGGCAAAGCACCTCAAAACGCTTCGTATTCAGAGCCAAGATGAAATTTTGATAACTGACGCAAAAGGCAAATTAGCCGTAGGGCGTGTGCTTTCGCCCAGCGTCAAGGATTGTCGCATAGAAATTGTATCAGTGGAAACGCCTGCTCCCTTGCGCGATTTTACGCTCCACATTGCCCTTGCGCCTACCAAACAGACCGAGCGCATCGAGTTTTTTTTAGAAAAAGCCATTGAAATGGGCATAGACCAAATTAGCTTTTTAGACACGCAATACGCCGAAAGGCAACACCTTAATTCGGAGCGGCTCTTTAAAAAAGCGATTGCGGCAGCCAAACAGTCTTTGCAGGTGCGCATACCACAGATCAATGCCCCTGTTTCGGTAGCCGAGTTTGCTATGCATGCTGCTGAAAATCAGAAGTTTATAGCACACATGACGGCGCAAAAATCCTTAGCCCAGTATGTGGCAGAGCTTGAAAATCCTACCCAAAAAAGTTACTGCATCTTGATTGGGGCAGAGGGCGGCTTTTCCGAAAAGGAGGTAGAAGCCGCACTTGCCTGCAATTTTCAATTATTGAGTTTGGGCAAAACGCGCTTACGCACCGAAACGGCAGCCTTAGCAGCCTGCATGGGCTTGCACGCGCTTTTGGGTATTTAA
- the pnp gene encoding polyribonucleotide nucleotidyltransferase: MQSHSHIPTPIVEEISLPDGRIITLETGKLAKQADGAIVLRLGKTMLLATAVANKDLREDQDFFPLSVDYQEKFASAGRIPGGFLKREGRLSEQEILISRLVDRALRPLFPDDFLCETQILITLISSDKDTPADALAGLAASAALAVSNIPFPDPISEVRVIQDAKGDYLVNPNLSQMEGARLDLIVAATEENIMMVEGESKEVSETELLEALKVVHQAIQVQCRAQKALAQKVGKQTREYAKPNEDLDLRQQLFDAYYDSIYQMHKEGINRKKDERSSTFKAIKESYIASLPEDHSVNLKLVSKYFGEINKKAARNLVLNEGLRLDGRNTRQIRPIWSEVDYLPAAHGSAVFTRGETQSLTTVTLGTKLDEQLLDSATQTSTSKFMLHYNFPPFSTGEAKPIRGVGRREVGHGNLAHRALKQVLPAESENPYTIRVVSDILESNGSSSMATVCAGSLALMDAGVPVKAAVSGIAMGMISDPETKKYAILSDILGDEDHLGDMDFKITGTAQGITACQMDIKVDGLSYEVLNEALLQAKEGRLHILGEMNKTLEEPRTDLKDHAPRSAKFDVPRDMIGAIIGQGGKVIQEIQRETATTIVIEEIDGKGVVSIFSVNKDGLQRAYETVQEIISEPEIGKVYQGKVKGITEFGAFVEFMRGKEGLLHISEISWERIASMEGIFKEGEILEVKLIEVDERTGKFRLSRKALLEKPEGYVERPRTPQTGSRDAGRRQGGGGNFNRRR; the protein is encoded by the coding sequence ATGCAATCTCATTCACACATTCCTACGCCTATCGTAGAGGAAATTTCGCTTCCTGATGGCAGAATCATTACCCTCGAAACGGGCAAACTCGCCAAGCAAGCTGATGGTGCTATCGTGCTTCGATTAGGCAAGACCATGCTTTTGGCTACAGCAGTGGCGAACAAAGACCTTCGCGAAGACCAAGACTTTTTCCCGCTTTCGGTAGATTATCAAGAAAAATTCGCCTCCGCAGGGCGTATTCCAGGCGGCTTTCTCAAACGCGAAGGACGGCTTTCTGAACAAGAAATCCTTATCTCGCGCTTGGTAGATAGAGCCTTGCGCCCACTTTTTCCCGACGATTTCCTTTGTGAAACCCAAATCCTGATAACGCTTATCTCCTCCGACAAGGACACCCCTGCTGACGCTTTGGCAGGTTTGGCGGCTTCCGCAGCGTTGGCGGTTTCGAATATTCCCTTTCCCGACCCTATTTCGGAAGTGCGCGTAATTCAAGATGCAAAAGGCGACTATCTCGTCAATCCGAACCTAAGCCAGATGGAAGGCGCACGCCTCGACCTTATCGTAGCCGCTACCGAAGAAAATATTATGATGGTAGAAGGTGAAAGTAAGGAAGTTTCCGAAACCGAACTTTTAGAGGCTCTAAAAGTGGTACATCAGGCAATTCAGGTGCAGTGCAGAGCGCAAAAGGCATTAGCACAAAAAGTAGGCAAGCAAACGCGCGAATACGCCAAGCCCAACGAAGATTTAGACCTGCGCCAACAGCTTTTCGACGCTTACTATGATAGCATCTATCAGATGCACAAAGAAGGCATCAATCGCAAGAAAGATGAACGCAGCAGCACCTTCAAAGCCATCAAGGAATCGTACATAGCTTCGCTCCCCGAAGACCATAGCGTAAATCTGAAATTGGTATCGAAATATTTTGGCGAAATCAATAAAAAGGCGGCTCGCAACTTGGTCTTAAACGAAGGCTTGCGCCTCGACGGACGCAACACACGCCAAATTCGCCCAATTTGGTCGGAAGTAGATTATTTGCCCGCAGCGCATGGCTCTGCCGTCTTTACAAGGGGCGAAACGCAGTCGCTCACTACCGTTACGTTGGGTACAAAATTAGATGAGCAGCTCCTCGATAGTGCTACCCAAACCAGCACCAGCAAGTTTATGCTGCACTACAATTTCCCGCCTTTTTCCACAGGTGAAGCCAAGCCAATTCGCGGCGTAGGCAGACGCGAAGTAGGACACGGCAACTTAGCACATCGCGCCCTCAAACAAGTATTGCCTGCTGAAAGCGAAAACCCCTACACCATTCGTGTAGTGTCGGATATTTTAGAATCTAACGGCTCTTCTTCTATGGCTACGGTCTGTGCAGGCTCTTTGGCACTCATGGACGCAGGCGTACCCGTCAAAGCCGCCGTATCAGGGATTGCTATGGGTATGATTTCAGACCCCGAAACGAAAAAATATGCCATCTTGTCCGACATCTTAGGCGACGAAGACCACTTAGGCGACATGGACTTCAAAATCACAGGTACGGCACAAGGCATTACGGCTTGTCAGATGGACATCAAAGTAGATGGGCTTTCCTATGAAGTCTTGAATGAGGCTCTTTTGCAAGCCAAAGAAGGCAGATTGCATATCTTGGGTGAAATGAACAAGACCCTCGAAGAGCCTCGTACTGACTTGAAAGACCATGCCCCTCGCTCTGCCAAATTCGACGTGCCACGCGATATGATTGGTGCAATTATCGGACAAGGCGGCAAAGTAATTCAAGAGATTCAGCGCGAAACGGCTACTACTATCGTTATCGAGGAAATAGATGGCAAAGGCGTAGTGTCTATCTTTTCGGTTAATAAAGACGGCTTGCAACGTGCCTATGAAACCGTACAGGAGATTATTTCCGAACCCGAAATTGGCAAAGTCTATCAAGGTAAGGTCAAAGGCATTACCGAATTTGGCGCATTTGTAGAATTTATGCGCGGAAAAGAAGGCTTGCTTCATATTTCCGAAATCTCTTGGGAGCGTATCGCCTCGATGGAAGGCATCTTCAAAGAAGGCGAAATCTTGGAAGTCAAGCTCATTGAAGTAGATGAACGCACAGGCAAATTCCGTCTTTCGCGCAAAGCCCTTCTGGAAAAGCCCGAAGGTTATGTAGAAAGACCGCGCACGCCACAAACAGGAAGTCGTGATGCAGGTAGAAGACAAGGCGGCGGCGGCAATTTCAACCGCAGACGCTAA